A genomic segment from Nodosilinea sp. PGN35 encodes:
- a CDS encoding molecular chaperone, producing the protein MKTFAPIGCLASLLLGAGALMAPASWADATYQLTPSSLTLEPSGARSTGSFQVRSTGDQPVAIEIRVTERQIDLHGRETRPDAEDHFIVYPPQILLQPGQAQTVRVTWLGEPTPTHELPFRLIAEQLPIALDRPEVSVTTPVVRINALYKYVASLYVTPQGGRPDVVLTGVSHQTAGGQDALVVQFHNRGTAHQLLTGLHLTLGAGGQTVTLGPSQLPGISGENLLAQNQRQFTVPWPAGLPVGPVTATFELR; encoded by the coding sequence ATGAAAACGTTTGCACCCATTGGCTGTCTGGCCTCACTTTTGCTGGGGGCAGGGGCGTTGATGGCCCCCGCCAGCTGGGCCGATGCCACCTATCAACTCACCCCCTCTAGCCTCACCCTTGAGCCCAGCGGCGCTCGCTCCACGGGCTCGTTTCAGGTGCGCAGCACGGGGGATCAGCCCGTAGCCATTGAAATTCGCGTCACCGAACGCCAAATAGATTTGCACGGCCGCGAAACCCGCCCCGACGCGGAAGATCATTTTATCGTCTATCCGCCTCAGATTTTGCTGCAACCGGGTCAGGCTCAAACCGTGCGCGTCACCTGGCTGGGTGAGCCTACCCCCACCCATGAACTGCCCTTTCGGCTGATTGCTGAGCAGTTGCCCATTGCCCTCGATCGCCCAGAGGTGTCGGTCACCACCCCGGTGGTGAGAATCAACGCCCTCTATAAATACGTGGCTTCCCTCTACGTCACGCCCCAGGGGGGCCGCCCCGACGTGGTGCTCACAGGCGTTAGCCATCAAACCGCTGGCGGGCAAGATGCTCTGGTGGTGCAGTTTCACAACCGAGGTACGGCCCATCAATTATTGACTGGTCTGCACCTGACCCTGGGGGCGGGGGGCCAGACGGTCACCCTCGGCCCGTCACAGCTGCCGGGCATCAGCGGCGAAAACCTGCTGGCTCAAAACCAGCGACAGTTTACTGTGCCCTGGCCTGCTGGGTTACCCGTGGGGCCAGTTACCGCCACCTTTGAGCTGCGATAA
- a CDS encoding GAF domain-containing protein → MNYTCADDVEPRTAYLESAFAPRCPLSAPETSPAEAGESRDRHPLAAAFRALQRIHQSLDLAVVLPTAVSEVRQLLRVERVFLFRFEPDWSGVVVVEDCAPGCRPLQGERVYDDCFAEQWVSAYTQGRVQTVDDVDRAELTPCHRDLLKNLGVRANLVVPLLTQGRLWGLLVAQHCSAPRPWQLAEVQMMQQLAVQVGLAIQQAELHQQMQAELAAHRQAQTQLQELAQRSRDRYLESIGTLAGGMAHDLRNILTPIVLAAEMLRQPALDSEQQQQWLNRIHTSAHRGVSLVDQVLSFAQGMGGQRAQIQLVYLLGELVQTLQEVCPPGIAVTSQLRQLRLWPVEANAPHLHQVFMNLCLNAFEAMTQGGTLHLEGCNIWWRGAPDHPQTTPGPYVVVRVSDTGAGMTAAVCDRSCDPFFTTRAAAGHTGLGLSTVQGLVKGHGGWLTIVSQPDSGTTVEVYLPATVEPADLASELTLDLASVPAGLDGDSALVLLVMADDPSRELHRARLESYGYRVLLAEEGADAIALFIQHQSELGAVVLDLALPTLNGAAMLRRMHAIAPPLPLVALGTETAPAEALPPLAPARGATLLSTLAQVCLRPQP, encoded by the coding sequence ATGAACTACACCTGCGCCGATGATGTTGAACCGCGCACTGCCTATCTAGAATCGGCCTTTGCACCCCGCTGCCCGCTGTCCGCACCGGAGACAAGCCCGGCGGAAGCCGGGGAAAGCCGCGATCGCCACCCGCTGGCGGCGGCTTTTAGGGCGCTCCAGCGCATTCATCAGTCGCTGGATTTAGCCGTAGTGCTGCCAACGGCAGTGTCTGAGGTGCGGCAGCTGTTGCGGGTAGAGCGGGTGTTTTTGTTTCGCTTTGAGCCCGACTGGAGCGGGGTGGTGGTGGTGGAAGACTGCGCCCCTGGCTGTCGGCCGCTCCAGGGCGAGCGAGTCTACGACGATTGCTTTGCCGAGCAGTGGGTGAGCGCCTACACCCAGGGCCGAGTACAGACGGTAGACGATGTGGATCGGGCAGAATTGACGCCCTGCCACCGAGATTTACTCAAAAATTTGGGGGTGCGAGCCAACTTAGTGGTGCCGCTGCTGACCCAGGGTCGCCTCTGGGGCCTGCTGGTGGCCCAGCACTGCTCTGCCCCTCGCCCCTGGCAGCTGGCGGAGGTGCAGATGATGCAGCAGCTGGCGGTGCAGGTGGGGTTGGCCATTCAGCAGGCGGAACTGCATCAGCAGATGCAGGCGGAGCTAGCCGCTCACCGGCAGGCCCAGACCCAGCTGCAAGAGCTAGCCCAGCGATCGCGCGATCGCTATCTAGAGAGCATTGGCACCCTGGCCGGGGGCATGGCCCACGACCTCAGAAATATTCTCACCCCGATTGTGCTGGCGGCGGAAATGCTCAGGCAGCCCGCCCTCGACAGTGAGCAGCAGCAGCAGTGGCTCAACCGTATTCACACCAGCGCCCACCGGGGCGTCAGCCTGGTCGATCAGGTTTTATCCTTTGCCCAGGGCATGGGGGGCCAGCGGGCCCAGATTCAGCTGGTCTACCTGCTGGGGGAGCTGGTGCAAACCCTGCAAGAGGTCTGTCCCCCGGGTATTGCGGTGACCTCGCAGCTGCGCCAGCTCCGCCTGTGGCCGGTGGAGGCCAACGCTCCCCATCTGCACCAGGTGTTTATGAACCTGTGCCTAAACGCTTTTGAGGCCATGACCCAGGGCGGTACCCTGCACCTGGAGGGGTGCAACATTTGGTGGCGGGGAGCCCCCGACCATCCTCAAACAACCCCAGGCCCCTACGTGGTGGTGAGGGTGAGCGATACCGGCGCGGGTATGACAGCGGCGGTGTGCGATCGCAGCTGCGATCCGTTTTTTACCACTCGGGCGGCGGCGGGCCATACTGGGCTGGGGCTCTCTACCGTCCAGGGGTTGGTCAAGGGGCACGGCGGCTGGCTCACAATTGTAAGCCAGCCCGACAGCGGCACCACCGTTGAGGTCTATCTACCGGCGACCGTCGAGCCCGCCGATCTAGCGTCAGAGCTAACCTTAGATCTGGCCTCCGTGCCCGCTGGGCTGGACGGCGATAGCGCCCTGGTGCTCTTGGTCATGGCCGACGACCCCAGCCGTGAGCTGCACCGCGCCCGGCTGGAGAGCTATGGCTACCGGGTGCTATTGGCCGAGGAGGGGGCCGATGCGATCGCCCTGTTTATTCAGCACCAGAGCGAACTGGGGGCCGTGGTCTTAGACCTGGCTCTGCCCACCCTCAACGGCGCGGCTATGCTGCGCCGCATGCACGCCATCGCGCCGCCGCTACCCCTGGTGGCCCTGGGCACGGAAACCGCCCCGGCGGAAGCATTGCCCCCGCTCGCTCCCGCCAGGGGGGCTACCCTGCTGAGCACCCTGGCTCAGGTGTGCCTGCGACCCCAACCCTAA
- a CDS encoding response regulator transcription factor, with amino-acid sequence MSTIQLVIADNHTLVRAGFRSLVEELDGIEVIGEAENGRDTLQLVETLRPQIVLMDIAMPEMNGLEATARISREFPQVRVLILSMHANEEYVYQALRSGASGYLLKDSGTEELDLALRAIARGETYLCPAVSKYVVSDYVRRLGQDQNPLDQITPRQREILQLIAEGKSTKDIADLLYISTKTVETHRTQLMDRLDIHDIAGLVRYAIRTGLVVLE; translated from the coding sequence ATGTCAACAATTCAGCTGGTAATTGCCGACAATCACACCCTGGTGCGAGCGGGCTTTCGATCGCTGGTAGAAGAGCTGGACGGCATTGAAGTGATTGGCGAAGCCGAAAACGGGCGCGACACCCTACAGCTGGTCGAAACCCTCAGGCCCCAGATTGTATTGATGGATATTGCCATGCCCGAGATGAACGGGCTAGAAGCTACGGCCCGCATTTCTCGAGAGTTTCCCCAGGTGCGGGTGCTGATTTTGTCGATGCACGCCAACGAGGAGTACGTGTACCAGGCGCTGCGATCGGGGGCCAGCGGCTACCTGCTCAAAGACAGCGGCACCGAAGAACTGGATCTGGCTCTGCGGGCGATCGCTCGGGGTGAAACCTACCTCTGCCCCGCCGTCTCTAAGTACGTGGTCAGCGACTACGTGCGCCGCCTGGGCCAAGACCAAAACCCCCTCGATCAGATCACCCCCCGCCAGCGCGAAATTCTTCAGCTCATCGCCGAGGGCAAAAGCACTAAAGACATCGCCGACCTGCTCTACATCAGCACTAAAACCGTCGAGACCCACCGCACCCAGCTGATGGATCGCCTGGATATTCACGATATTGCCGGACTGGTGCGCTACGCGATTCGCACGGGGTTGGTGGTGTTGGAGTAG
- a CDS encoding response regulator, whose translation MQPARLPANEACRLQALYSYHILDTPPTEGFDNLTQLAAMVCDVPIAMVSLIDRQRQWFKARMGRVGPTETARELAFCAHAILQPELMEVPDALEDERFFDNPLVVGEFNLRFYAGMPLITAEGYALGTLCVVDHVPRTLSSHQRQALEMLAAQVVAQLELHRQIEQIQLAELERQRLQETLRLQERAIAASRNGIVITDARQPNNPVIYVNPAFERITSYSAAEALGQNCRFLQQGHSDQPGLSTLRQAVAAGRDCTVEVINYRKDGTQYWNQLSIAPIYDPQGQLTHFLGIQTDISDRKRAEAQLHQNLHDLEQARCAAEAANQAKSEFLAMMSHEIRTPMNAVIGMTGLLLDTPLTDQQRDFVETTRNAGDNLLTIINDILDFSKIESGKLELETQPFSLRTCLEEALDLLAAKASEKGLELAYLLPTQVPQYLLGDVSRLRQVLVNLVNNAIKFTPKGEVIVSVQAQPQTAAGQITLQVAVKDTGIGIPAHRLHRLFQPFCQVDASTTRQFGGTGLGLAISKRLCELMGGSLWVESVEGQGSTFYFTLQATLDPQPPQPPALAPATILQGRRLLVVDDNATNRKILQLQLQGWGMVVVTVDSGPAALAALETQRFDLAILDMQMPGMDGLALAQILHQRCGQRSLPLVMLTSLGWHHSVAHQGLFTACLTKPVKQAQLMGALANALADRSEAVRVSPRPALVDADLGRRCPQRILLAEDNAVNQKVALQILQRLGYRADVAANGLEVLAALEQQPYDLVLMDVQMPEMDGLSAARRIVQRWADRRPRLVAVTANAMQGDREQCLQAGMDDYISKPIRLEELVRVLETGTACATAVDTAVDLTALRAFASTVGGDDTGFMAELIASYLESADQLVATLTLALSQQDWPTLRRAAHTLKASSASLSAKDLSALCQQLETALRQAPAPGVADQVAAICHAAAQVKTALQSALVSQEVTRHGSPF comes from the coding sequence ATGCAACCTGCACGCTTACCCGCTAATGAAGCCTGCCGTCTCCAGGCGCTGTACAGCTATCACATTCTCGACACGCCCCCCACCGAGGGGTTTGACAACCTGACCCAGCTGGCGGCCATGGTGTGCGATGTGCCCATTGCCATGGTCAGCCTGATCGACCGCCAGCGCCAGTGGTTTAAGGCGCGCATGGGTCGCGTTGGCCCCACCGAAACTGCCCGTGAGCTGGCGTTTTGTGCCCACGCCATTTTGCAGCCGGAGCTGATGGAGGTGCCCGACGCCCTGGAGGATGAACGGTTTTTTGACAACCCGCTGGTGGTGGGGGAGTTTAACCTGCGCTTTTACGCGGGCATGCCCCTGATCACAGCCGAGGGCTATGCCCTGGGCACTCTCTGCGTGGTTGACCACGTGCCCCGCACCCTCAGCTCCCACCAGCGCCAGGCCCTAGAGATGCTGGCCGCCCAGGTGGTGGCCCAACTAGAGCTGCACCGCCAGATCGAGCAGATTCAGCTGGCCGAACTCGAGCGCCAGCGTCTGCAAGAGACCCTGCGCCTGCAAGAACGGGCGATCGCCGCCAGCCGCAACGGCATCGTCATCACCGATGCCCGCCAGCCCAACAACCCGGTGATCTACGTCAATCCGGCTTTTGAGCGCATCACCAGCTATAGCGCCGCCGAGGCCCTGGGCCAGAACTGCCGGTTTTTGCAGCAGGGCCACAGCGACCAGCCCGGCCTGTCTACCCTGCGCCAGGCGGTGGCCGCAGGCCGAGACTGCACCGTAGAGGTGATCAACTACCGCAAAGACGGCACCCAGTACTGGAACCAGCTCAGCATTGCGCCCATCTACGACCCCCAGGGGCAGCTGACCCACTTTCTCGGCATTCAGACCGACATTAGCGATCGCAAACGTGCCGAAGCCCAGCTGCACCAAAATCTACACGACCTGGAGCAGGCCCGCTGTGCCGCCGAGGCCGCCAACCAGGCCAAGAGCGAGTTTCTGGCCATGATGAGCCACGAAATTCGCACCCCCATGAACGCCGTGATCGGCATGACCGGCCTGCTGCTCGACACGCCCCTCACCGACCAGCAGCGCGATTTTGTCGAAACCACCCGCAATGCCGGCGACAACCTGCTGACGATCATCAACGACATCCTCGATTTCTCAAAAATTGAGTCGGGCAAGCTGGAGCTAGAGACCCAGCCCTTTAGTCTGCGCACCTGTCTGGAAGAAGCCCTCGATCTGCTGGCCGCCAAGGCCTCGGAGAAAGGGCTAGAGCTGGCCTACCTGCTGCCGACCCAGGTGCCCCAGTACCTGCTGGGCGATGTCAGCCGCCTGCGCCAGGTGCTGGTCAATCTGGTCAACAACGCCATTAAGTTCACCCCCAAAGGGGAAGTAATTGTCTCGGTGCAGGCCCAGCCGCAGACCGCCGCCGGGCAGATTACGCTTCAGGTGGCGGTGAAAGACACCGGCATTGGCATTCCCGCCCATCGGCTGCACCGGCTGTTTCAGCCCTTCTGTCAGGTGGATGCCTCGACCACCCGACAGTTTGGCGGCACCGGGCTGGGCCTGGCAATTAGCAAGCGCCTGTGCGAACTGATGGGCGGCAGCCTTTGGGTGGAGAGCGTTGAGGGCCAGGGGTCTACCTTTTACTTCACCCTGCAGGCCACCCTTGACCCCCAGCCCCCCCAGCCCCCAGCCCTGGCCCCGGCCACCATTCTCCAGGGTCGTCGCCTGCTGGTGGTGGACGACAATGCCACCAACCGCAAAATTCTTCAGCTTCAGCTCCAGGGCTGGGGCATGGTCGTAGTTACGGTAGATTCGGGCCCGGCGGCCCTGGCGGCGCTCGAAACCCAACGCTTTGACCTGGCTATTCTGGATATGCAAATGCCGGGGATGGACGGACTGGCCCTGGCGCAGATACTGCACCAGCGGTGTGGGCAGCGATCGCTGCCCCTGGTGATGCTGACCTCCCTGGGCTGGCACCACAGCGTTGCCCACCAGGGACTATTTACCGCCTGCTTGACCAAACCGGTCAAGCAGGCCCAGCTGATGGGGGCCCTGGCCAACGCTCTCGCCGATCGCTCTGAGGCGGTGCGGGTATCGCCCCGCCCCGCCCTGGTGGATGCCGACCTGGGCCGACGGTGCCCCCAGCGCATTTTGCTGGCCGAAGACAACGCCGTAAACCAGAAGGTAGCCCTTCAGATTTTGCAGCGCCTGGGCTACCGGGCCGACGTGGCCGCCAACGGGCTGGAGGTGCTGGCGGCCCTCGAGCAGCAGCCCTACGACCTGGTGCTGATGGATGTACAAATGCCTGAGATGGACGGCCTGTCCGCCGCCCGGCGAATTGTGCAGCGTTGGGCTGACCGACGCCCCCGCCTGGTGGCCGTGACCGCCAACGCTATGCAGGGCGATCGCGAACAGTGTCTCCAGGCCGGCATGGACGACTACATCAGTAAGCCCATTCGCCTAGAGGAGCTGGTGCGGGTGCTAGAGACGGGGACGGCCTGCGCCACTGCCGTCGATACTGCCGTCGATTTAACCGCCCTGCGCGCCTTTGCCAGCACCGTTGGCGGCGACGACACTGGCTTCATGGCCGAGCTGATTGCCAGCTATCTGGAGAGTGCCGACCAGCTGGTGGCCACCCTCACCCTCGCCCTCAGCCAGCAGGACTGGCCCACCCTGCGGCGGGCGGCCCACACCCTCAAGGCGAGCAGTGCCTCCCTCAGCGCCAAAGACCTCTCGGCCCTCTGCCAACAGCTCGAGACCGCGCTGCGCCAAGCCCCCGCCCCAGGGGTAGCTGACCAGGTGGCCGCCATCTGCCACGCGGCCGCCCAAGTTAAAACGGCCCTACAGTCGGCCTTGGTTTCCCAGGAGGTGACCCGCCATGGCAGCCCATTTTGA
- a CDS encoding PleD family two-component system response regulator, producing MAAHFDSAVILVADDDPFIRHMLTRYLQREGYQVVEAPHGEAALDLYFCHLPDLVLLDALMPVVDGFEVCRRLQTLTQGTLAPVLMITGLEDEKSVDQAFEIGVVDYVTKPINWAVLRQRVRRLILQHRLEIQLREANYQLQQLTLIDSLTQVANRRRFDEYLLQEWGRGGREQLPLSLVICDIDHFKAYNDHYGHQAGDRCLQEVAKILSQCISRPADIVTRYGGEEFAVILPNTSLEGATVISQRLVTAVQQRGLPHPTAPRAIVTISCGVASVLPRADYLPSDLVFTADQALYQAKAQGRNQYQAIYVMPPSPRQACDAGAMSAAPILGSLWPEA from the coding sequence ATGGCAGCCCATTTTGATTCAGCGGTCATTTTGGTCGCCGATGATGACCCCTTCATTCGCCACATGCTGACCCGCTACCTCCAGCGCGAGGGCTACCAGGTGGTTGAAGCACCCCACGGCGAAGCGGCCCTCGACCTGTACTTTTGCCATCTGCCCGACCTGGTGCTGCTCGACGCGCTAATGCCGGTGGTAGACGGCTTTGAGGTATGCCGCCGATTGCAGACGCTCACCCAGGGCACCCTGGCCCCGGTGCTGATGATCACGGGCCTGGAGGACGAAAAATCGGTGGATCAGGCCTTTGAAATTGGGGTGGTAGACTACGTCACCAAACCGATCAACTGGGCGGTGCTGCGCCAGCGAGTGCGGCGGCTGATCTTGCAGCACCGGCTTGAGATTCAGCTGCGGGAGGCCAACTACCAGCTCCAGCAGCTCACCTTGATCGACAGCCTCACCCAGGTGGCCAACCGCCGCCGCTTTGACGAATACCTGCTGCAAGAGTGGGGCCGGGGGGGGCGTGAGCAGCTGCCCCTGTCCCTGGTGATCTGCGATATTGATCACTTCAAAGCCTACAACGACCACTACGGCCACCAGGCGGGCGATCGCTGCCTTCAAGAAGTCGCCAAAATTCTCAGCCAGTGCATCAGCCGCCCCGCCGATATCGTTACCCGCTACGGGGGCGAGGAGTTTGCGGTGATTTTGCCCAACACTTCTCTGGAGGGGGCGACCGTCATTAGCCAGCGGTTGGTAACAGCCGTTCAGCAGCGGGGGTTACCCCACCCCACCGCCCCTCGAGCGATAGTCACCATTAGCTGCGGCGTCGCCAGCGTGTTGCCCAGGGCCGACTACCTGCCCTCTGACCTGGTGTTTACCGCCGATCAGGCTCTTTACCAGGCTAAGGCCCAGGGTCGCAACCAGTACCAGGCTATCTACGTGATGCCCCCCAGCCCAAGGCAAGCGTGTGACGCAGGCGCAATGAGCGCTGCCCCTATCCTTGGATCTCTTTGGCCTGAGGCTTGA
- a CDS encoding phage holin family protein encodes MLLYLLSILATALSLLLVDAIFPGVVLANFPAAMVAAVVIGIVNGIIKPVLFILSLPITILTLGLFSLVVNGLCFWLASLVTPGFAVQGFWAFIVGPIVLSVVSTALNNFFVGRALKPQAKEIQG; translated from the coding sequence ATGCTGCTCTATCTGCTCAGTATTTTGGCTACGGCACTGTCGCTGCTGCTGGTCGATGCCATTTTCCCCGGCGTGGTGCTGGCCAACTTCCCGGCGGCGATGGTGGCGGCGGTGGTCATTGGCATCGTCAACGGCATCATTAAGCCGGTGCTGTTTATTCTGTCGCTGCCCATCACCATTTTGACCCTGGGCCTGTTTTCCCTGGTGGTCAACGGTCTTTGCTTCTGGCTGGCATCATTGGTGACGCCCGGCTTTGCGGTACAAGGATTTTGGGCATTTATCGTCGGCCCCATCGTGCTATCGGTGGTATCGACGGCGTTAAACAACTTTTTTGTTGGTCGAGCCCTCAAGCCTCAGGCCAAAGAGATCCAAGGATAG
- the ggt gene encoding gamma-glutamyltransferase yields MASVAAPTAMVVCPHHLASTAGLNLLSQGGNAVDAAIATQAALAVVYPAMTGLGGDGFWLGYQAGQLYGLNGSGQAGAGCDRDRFTSLGVAAVPQRGPQAVITVPGGVSAWGEVHQRFGRLPWADLLVPAIALAEGGYPCSNSQSRWTGANAEFLRAYGGEHNPLLPGGEVPTAGAKVTNLPLGTTLRRLASEGWQDFYRGQIAGQMVSYLEGLGGWLTRDDFARHRASWVEPIDTTYRGYRVCQLPPNSQGFTVLQMLNVLEGFNLHTVGHGTADYYHLLVEATKLAFADRDRWLGDPDFTNLPLAELISKPYGDRRRARLSMAVAQGYPALALGGDTVYIAVVDGEGNAVSTIQSLYFDFGAAVVPPDLGFALQNRGALFTLDPGHPNALEPGKRPFHTLMPALVLKDGRPYLVLGTMGGEGQPQTQLALLTRMLDFGYSPQAAIDLPRWLWGRTWGEASTRLAMENRIPADIRQALERRGHQVAEAPAWAEPMGHAHAIQVNANGLLGGCDRRSDGAIACL; encoded by the coding sequence ATGGCTTCAGTCGCTGCCCCTACGGCCATGGTGGTCTGCCCCCACCACCTGGCCTCCACCGCTGGCCTCAACCTGCTGAGCCAGGGGGGCAATGCGGTCGATGCGGCGATCGCCACCCAGGCGGCCCTAGCGGTGGTCTACCCCGCCATGACGGGCCTGGGCGGCGACGGCTTTTGGCTGGGCTACCAGGCGGGCCAGCTCTACGGCCTCAACGGCTCGGGCCAGGCGGGGGCAGGCTGCGATCGCGATCGCTTTACCTCCCTGGGGGTGGCAGCCGTTCCCCAGCGCGGCCCCCAGGCGGTGATTACGGTGCCGGGGGGCGTCTCGGCCTGGGGTGAAGTGCACCAGCGCTTTGGCCGCCTGCCCTGGGCCGACCTGCTGGTGCCCGCAATCGCCCTGGCCGAGGGGGGTTACCCCTGCTCAAACTCCCAGTCTCGCTGGACTGGGGCCAACGCCGAATTTCTGCGGGCCTACGGCGGCGAGCACAATCCCTTGTTGCCGGGGGGGGAGGTGCCCACCGCTGGGGCCAAGGTGACCAACCTGCCGCTGGGGACAACCCTGCGCCGCCTGGCCAGCGAAGGTTGGCAGGATTTCTACCGGGGCCAGATTGCCGGGCAGATGGTGAGCTACCTGGAGGGTCTGGGCGGCTGGCTGACCCGCGACGACTTTGCCCGCCACCGCGCCAGCTGGGTAGAGCCCATCGACACCACCTACCGGGGCTACCGGGTGTGCCAGCTGCCCCCCAACAGCCAGGGATTTACGGTGCTGCAAATGCTGAATGTGCTGGAGGGATTTAACCTGCACACCGTCGGCCACGGCACCGCCGACTACTACCACCTGCTGGTGGAGGCCACCAAGCTGGCCTTTGCCGATCGCGATCGCTGGCTGGGCGACCCCGACTTCACCAACCTTCCCCTGGCGGAGCTGATCTCAAAACCCTACGGCGATCGCCGCCGCGCCCGCCTCAGCATGGCCGTGGCCCAGGGCTACCCGGCTCTGGCCCTGGGCGGCGACACCGTCTACATCGCCGTGGTCGATGGCGAGGGCAATGCCGTATCGACGATTCAAAGCCTGTACTTCGACTTTGGGGCGGCGGTGGTGCCGCCGGATCTCGGCTTTGCGCTGCAAAATCGGGGCGCGCTGTTTACCCTCGACCCCGGCCATCCCAACGCCCTGGAACCCGGCAAGCGGCCCTTTCACACCCTGATGCCCGCCCTGGTGCTCAAGGACGGCAGGCCCTACCTGGTGCTGGGCACCATGGGCGGCGAGGGTCAGCCCCAGACCCAGCTGGCCCTGCTGACCAGAATGCTGGATTTTGGCTACTCGCCCCAGGCGGCGATCGATCTGCCCCGCTGGCTGTGGGGCCGCACCTGGGGCGAGGCCTCGACCCGCCTGGCGATGGAGAATCGGATTCCCGCCGATATTCGCCAGGCCCTGGAACGCCGGGGCCACCAGGTGGCCGAAGCCCCCGCCTGGGCTGAGCCCATGGGCCACGCCCACGCCATTCAGGTGAATGCAAACGGGCTGTTGGGAGGCTGCGATCGCCGCAGTGACGGTGCGATCGCCTGCCTGTAG
- a CDS encoding NupC/NupG family nucleoside CNT transporter, whose translation MALRLISLLGIFGLCFIAWLGSEDRRRVPWKVIGWGIGIQLLVGLLVFLLPLTREVVVWLSSILNALIDASDAGARFLFGPIFVPDFNQTVGPAGAGRWIARALTPPFTAVPGDRLGADNLNLGYIFAFRSLPQVVFFAAIFALLYNLGVVQPIVRVFARFFRWAMNISGAEALAGAANIFVGIESAIAIKPFLERMTRSELCAILASCFGSIASTVLGLYAGYLRPIFPSIAGHLMSASVLTIPACFVLAKILVPETETPETLGKVPAIALAEEERQSPMDSLILGALDGVKMAVGIVAALIAILGLIALLDLVFAQLASLATSDVGLGRAIGQVFSVITLRNIMGAVFLPLTFLTGVSLDWQELWLSSQLIGRRFLETAIPPYIGLAQAAAAGTLSDRALVIVSYALCGFAHLPSVGIFVGGLSTLVPSRRKDISEVAWKALWAGTLATLMTGCVAGIFFYEGAAVLGR comes from the coding sequence ATGGCACTGCGTTTAATTTCGCTACTGGGCATTTTTGGCCTCTGCTTCATTGCCTGGCTGGGATCGGAGGATCGGCGGCGGGTGCCGTGGAAGGTGATAGGCTGGGGGATTGGCATTCAGCTGCTGGTGGGGTTGCTGGTGTTTTTGCTGCCCCTTACCCGTGAGGTGGTGGTGTGGCTCAGCTCCATTCTCAACGCCCTGATCGATGCCTCCGATGCCGGGGCGCGGTTTTTGTTTGGCCCGATTTTTGTGCCCGACTTTAACCAAACCGTTGGCCCTGCCGGAGCTGGGCGCTGGATTGCCCGAGCGCTGACGCCGCCCTTTACCGCCGTGCCGGGCGATCGCCTGGGGGCTGACAACCTCAACTTGGGCTATATTTTTGCCTTTCGCTCGCTGCCCCAGGTGGTGTTTTTTGCCGCCATTTTTGCGCTGCTCTACAACCTCGGGGTGGTGCAGCCCATCGTGCGGGTATTTGCCCGCTTCTTTCGCTGGGCCATGAATATCAGCGGGGCGGAGGCGCTGGCGGGGGCGGCGAATATTTTTGTCGGCATTGAGTCGGCGATCGCCATCAAACCCTTTTTAGAGCGCATGACCCGCAGCGAGCTGTGCGCCATTCTCGCCTCCTGCTTTGGCTCCATTGCCTCCACGGTGCTGGGTCTCTATGCGGGCTACCTGCGACCGATTTTTCCCTCCATTGCCGGGCACCTGATGTCGGCGTCGGTGCTGACGATTCCGGCCTGTTTTGTGCTGGCCAAAATTTTGGTGCCGGAAACTGAAACCCCCGAAACCCTGGGCAAGGTGCCGGCGATCGCCCTGGCCGAAGAGGAGCGCCAAAGCCCTATGGACAGCCTGATTTTGGGTGCCCTAGACGGGGTCAAGATGGCGGTGGGCATTGTCGCCGCCCTGATCGCCATTCTGGGGTTGATTGCCCTACTCGACCTGGTTTTTGCTCAGCTGGCGTCCCTGGCTACCAGTGACGTCGGCCTGGGGCGGGCAATCGGTCAGGTGTTTAGCGTCATCACCCTGCGCAACATCATGGGGGCGGTGTTTTTGCCCCTCACCTTTCTCACCGGGGTTTCCCTCGACTGGCAGGAGCTGTGGCTGTCGTCGCAGCTGATTGGCCGCCGGTTTTTAGAGACGGCGATTCCCCCCTACATTGGTCTGGCCCAGGCGGCGGCGGCGGGCACCCTGAGCGATCGCGCCCTGGTGATTGTCAGCTACGCCCTCTGCGGCTTTGCCCACCTGCCCTCGGTGGGCATCTTTGTCGGCGGGCTCTCGACCCTGGTGCCGTCGCGCCGCAAAGACATCAGCGAGGTGGCCTGGAAGGCGCTGTGGGCGGGCACCCTGGCGACGCTGATGACCGGCTGCGTGGCGGGCATCTTTTTCTACGAAGGGGCGGCAGTGCTGGGGCGCTAG